The following proteins are co-located in the Acinetobacter shaoyimingii genome:
- a CDS encoding efflux RND transporter permease subunit — MAQFFIHRPIFAWVIALVIMLAGILTISKMPISQYPTIAPPKVSISATYPGASAETVENTVTQIIEQQMNGLDGLRYIASTSAGNGQASIEVNFEQGIDPDIAQVQVQNKLQSATALLPEDVQRQGLRVTKSGASFLQVLAFYSPDGSMTADDIKDYVNSNISEPLSRVSGVGEVQVFGGSYAMRIWMNPSKMADLQITPSDIAAALRTQNAQVAVGQLGGAPSVQGQVLNATVNAQSMLQSADQFENIFLKNSTSGAQVRLKDVARVELGADNYQFDSKFNGKPAGGVAIKLATGANALDTSEAVEARLKQLRQNYPTGLKDKLAFDTTPFIKLSIESVVHTLVEAVFLVFLVMFLFLQNWRATIIPTMAVPVVVLGTFAVINIFGFSINTLTMFAMVLAIGLLVDDAIVVVENVERIMAEEHLHPIEATEKSMQQISGALIGITSVLTAVFVPMAFMSGTTGVIYRQFSVTLVTAMVLSLIVALTFTPALCATILKQHDKDAPQSNNIFARFFRWFNQTFDNIANKYQGGVNRLTHSKFISAIIYIIVIAVMVTGFIKMPTSFLPDEDQGVVLTLVQLPPNATLERTNKTLDQLTGFFLNQEKDHVESVFSVSGFSFTGMGQNAGLAFVKLKDWEDRKTAESKIGAIIQRGMALNVIAKDATYVMPLQLPAMPELGVTAGFNLQLKDSSGKGHDALLTARNTLLGMAAQDKRLVGVRPNGQEDTPQYKIIVDQAKAGAMGVSIAEINSTMSMAWGGTYINYFVDRGRVKKVYVQGEADSRMMPEDLNKWYVRNNQGTMVPFSTFATGEWTYGSPRLERYNGISSMNIQGSPAPGVSSGDAMKAMEELVAKLPQAGLQGFDYEWTGLSLEERDSGAQTPFLMVLSILIVFLCLAALYESWSIPFSVILVIPLGIIGAIVLTQVAAMLTKDPNLSNNIYFKVALIAVIGLSAKNAILIVEFAKELQDKGEELFNATLHAAKMRLRPIIMTTLAFGFGVLPLALASGAGAGSQHSVGYGVLGGVISSTLLGIFFIPVFYVWIRSIFKDKPKQNKQEQIS; from the coding sequence ATGGCTCAATTTTTTATTCATCGTCCCATCTTTGCATGGGTAATTGCGTTAGTCATTATGCTGGCGGGTATTCTTACCATCAGCAAAATGCCCATTTCGCAATATCCAACCATTGCACCACCTAAAGTTTCGATTTCTGCGACTTACCCTGGTGCATCTGCTGAAACTGTTGAAAACACAGTAACTCAGATCATTGAGCAACAAATGAATGGTTTGGATGGCTTACGTTATATCGCATCAACAAGTGCGGGTAACGGTCAGGCATCTATTGAGGTGAACTTTGAACAAGGTATCGATCCTGATATTGCACAAGTTCAAGTTCAAAACAAATTACAATCTGCGACTGCGCTTCTCCCAGAAGATGTACAGCGCCAAGGTTTACGTGTCACCAAATCAGGTGCAAGCTTCTTGCAAGTTTTAGCATTCTATTCACCTGATGGCAGCATGACAGCAGATGACATTAAAGATTACGTCAACTCGAACATTTCAGAACCGCTCAGTCGTGTATCTGGCGTAGGTGAAGTTCAAGTCTTTGGTGGTTCTTATGCAATGCGTATTTGGATGAATCCATCTAAAATGGCAGATTTGCAAATTACGCCAAGTGATATTGCAGCGGCACTAAGAACACAAAATGCTCAAGTTGCTGTAGGTCAATTGGGTGGTGCACCTTCTGTTCAAGGTCAAGTGCTAAATGCGACCGTGAATGCGCAAAGCATGCTTCAATCCGCTGATCAGTTTGAAAATATCTTCCTAAAAAACTCAACTTCAGGTGCACAAGTCCGTCTTAAAGATGTTGCACGCGTTGAATTGGGTGCAGATAACTACCAGTTTGACTCTAAGTTTAATGGTAAACCTGCTGGTGGTGTTGCAATTAAATTGGCAACAGGTGCAAACGCTCTTGATACATCAGAAGCTGTTGAAGCTCGCTTAAAACAATTACGTCAAAACTATCCAACAGGTCTTAAAGACAAACTGGCATTCGATACTACGCCGTTTATTAAGTTATCGATTGAAAGTGTTGTACATACCCTTGTAGAAGCCGTATTCCTTGTATTCCTTGTCATGTTCTTGTTCTTACAAAACTGGCGTGCGACGATTATTCCTACAATGGCGGTACCTGTGGTTGTACTGGGTACTTTTGCTGTTATTAACATCTTCGGCTTCTCAATCAACACACTGACAATGTTCGCAATGGTTCTCGCTATTGGTCTATTGGTCGATGATGCGATTGTCGTCGTGGAAAACGTCGAACGTATTATGGCTGAGGAACATCTGCATCCGATTGAAGCCACTGAAAAATCGATGCAACAGATCTCTGGCGCATTGATTGGTATTACCTCAGTGTTGACTGCGGTATTCGTACCGATGGCCTTTATGAGTGGTACAACGGGGGTAATTTATCGTCAGTTCTCAGTGACGCTTGTGACTGCCATGGTCTTGTCATTGATTGTTGCATTAACATTCACCCCTGCGCTTTGTGCAACTATTTTGAAACAGCATGACAAAGATGCTCCTCAAAGTAATAATATTTTTGCGCGTTTCTTCCGTTGGTTTAACCAAACTTTTGACAATATTGCCAACAAATACCAAGGTGGTGTCAACCGTTTGACACACAGTAAGTTTATCTCAGCAATTATCTATATTATTGTTATTGCTGTGATGGTGACTGGCTTTATTAAAATGCCAACATCATTCTTACCAGACGAAGACCAAGGTGTTGTATTAACACTGGTACAACTCCCGCCTAATGCTACGCTTGAACGAACCAATAAAACACTTGACCAACTGACTGGCTTCTTCTTGAATCAGGAAAAAGACCATGTTGAATCCGTGTTTAGTGTTTCGGGCTTCTCGTTCACAGGGATGGGACAAAACGCAGGTCTTGCCTTTGTGAAGTTAAAAGATTGGGAAGATCGTAAAACAGCTGAGTCAAAAATTGGTGCAATTATCCAACGTGGTATGGCATTGAATGTAATTGCGAAAGATGCAACTTACGTTATGCCGCTACAGCTTCCTGCAATGCCAGAATTGGGTGTAACAGCTGGATTTAACTTACAGCTGAAAGATTCATCTGGTAAAGGTCATGATGCATTACTGACAGCACGTAATACCCTTTTAGGTATGGCTGCTCAAGATAAACGCTTAGTCGGCGTGCGTCCGAATGGTCAAGAAGATACACCGCAGTACAAAATCATCGTTGACCAAGCCAAAGCAGGCGCAATGGGTGTGAGTATTGCAGAAATCAACTCAACCATGAGTATGGCTTGGGGTGGTACATACATTAACTACTTCGTTGACCGTGGTCGTGTGAAGAAAGTGTATGTTCAGGGTGAAGCTGATTCACGTATGATGCCTGAAGACTTGAACAAGTGGTATGTGCGTAACAACCAAGGTACAATGGTGCCGTTCTCAACATTCGCTACTGGCGAATGGACATATGGTTCTCCACGTCTTGAACGTTATAACGGTATTTCATCTATGAACATTCAAGGTTCTCCAGCTCCAGGTGTGAGTTCTGGTGATGCCATGAAAGCCATGGAAGAATTGGTTGCAAAACTACCTCAAGCTGGCCTCCAAGGTTTCGATTATGAGTGGACAGGTTTATCATTAGAAGAACGTGATTCTGGTGCTCAGACTCCATTCTTAATGGTATTATCGATCTTGATCGTATTCCTCTGCTTAGCAGCCTTGTATGAAAGCTGGTCTATTCCATTCTCTGTAATTTTAGTGATTCCATTGGGTATTATTGGTGCCATTGTGTTGACGCAAGTTGCCGCAATGCTAACCAAAGATCCGAACTTATCCAACAACATCTACTTCAAAGTAGCCTTGATTGCGGTAATCGGTCTTTCTGCTAAAAACGCGATTTTGATTGTGGAATTCGCCAAAGAACTTCAAGACAAAGGTGAAGAGCTATTTAATGCAACCTTACATGCTGCAAAAATGCGTTTACGTCCTATTATCATGACCACACTTGCTTTTGGTTTTGGTGTACTTCCTCTTGCACTTGCTTCAGGTGCAGGCGCTGGTAGCCAACACTCTGTAGGTTACGGTGTACTTGGTGGGGTAATCAGCTCGACGCTTTTAGGTATCTTCTTTATTCCTGTCTTCTATGTCTGGATCCGAAGTATCTTTAAAGATAAACCGAAACAAAATAAACAGGAGCAAATTTCGTGA
- a CDS encoding efflux RND transporter periplasmic adaptor subunit yields MMSAKLWAPALTACALATSIALVGCSKDPKGAEQAAAAQQMPPTEVGVIAAQPQSVEQTVELTGRTSAYQISEVRPQANGVVLKRLFVEGSYVREGQPLFEIDSSIYRANLDSAKAEVLRAKANLNTLQIKLKRYAQLVGINAVSKQEYDDLVGQVNLAKAEVSAGEASVKNAQINLGYSTVRAPISGQSSRSSFTPGALVTASQAEPLVTIRQLDPIYVDINQSSSELIRLRQQLSKGSIDRSNNTKVRLKLEDGSYYNIQGDLAFSDAGVNPDTGTVTLRAVFANPNHLLLPGMFTNAEIVQGVIPNAFLIPQVAITRTPTGQATLMIVNAKGAVEVRPVETAGVKDTNWIVTKGLQAGDKVIVDGVAKVKPEQQVVAKPYQPQAAQQAGQPAQKPAQEAKPAAKTEAKTEQKATSNT; encoded by the coding sequence ATGATGTCGGCAAAGCTTTGGGCACCAGCCCTCACTGCTTGTGCTTTAGCAACAAGTATTGCACTTGTGGGTTGTAGCAAAGATCCAAAAGGTGCAGAGCAAGCCGCTGCTGCTCAACAAATGCCGCCGACTGAAGTTGGTGTCATCGCTGCTCAACCACAAAGTGTTGAACAAACTGTTGAACTGACAGGTCGTACGTCTGCATATCAAATTTCAGAAGTTCGTCCACAAGCTAACGGTGTAGTATTAAAACGTTTGTTTGTCGAAGGTAGTTATGTTCGTGAAGGACAACCACTGTTTGAAATTGATTCGAGTATTTATCGTGCAAACTTAGACAGTGCTAAAGCAGAAGTATTACGTGCGAAAGCAAATTTAAATACATTACAAATTAAATTAAAACGTTATGCTCAGCTTGTTGGAATTAATGCAGTTTCTAAACAAGAATATGATGATTTAGTGGGTCAAGTAAACTTGGCAAAAGCTGAAGTTTCTGCGGGTGAAGCATCGGTTAAAAATGCACAAATCAATTTAGGTTACTCAACTGTACGTGCGCCTATTTCTGGTCAATCCAGTCGTTCGTCGTTCACCCCTGGTGCATTAGTGACTGCAAGTCAAGCAGAGCCACTTGTGACCATTCGTCAACTTGATCCTATTTATGTCGACATTAACCAATCAAGCTCAGAATTGATTCGTTTACGTCAACAATTAAGTAAAGGCAGTATTGACCGTAGTAACAACACCAAAGTTCGTTTAAAACTTGAAGATGGTAGTTACTACAACATCCAAGGTGATCTTGCATTCTCTGATGCAGGTGTTAACCCTGACACAGGCACAGTGACATTACGTGCTGTGTTTGCGAACCCAAATCACCTGTTATTGCCGGGTATGTTTACCAATGCAGAAATTGTACAGGGTGTTATTCCAAATGCATTCCTTATTCCACAAGTGGCGATTACACGCACGCCAACAGGTCAAGCAACACTAATGATTGTGAATGCTAAAGGCGCTGTTGAAGTTCGCCCTGTGGAGACAGCTGGTGTGAAAGATACGAACTGGATTGTGACTAAAGGCTTACAAGCTGGCGATAAAGTTATTGTTGATGGTGTCGCAAAAGTGAAACCTGAACAACAAGTTGTAGCGAAACCTTATCAACCTCAAGCAGCTCAACAAGCAGGTCAACCTGCTCAAAAGCCAGCACAAGAGGCAAAACCAGCAGCGAAAACTGAAGCTAAAACTGAACAAAAAGCTACTTCAAATACATAA
- a CDS encoding phosphatase PAP2 family protein: MPYIWLFIGCLGLILSIFGLYIPNIQYFDTNTVVWMSQHRFDIFNEIAVFLSYIGGLPSMLFICGIWCLKHYQTKNYVNIIVICSGLLGSAAIGWILKFWFNRPRPELIYQMVETYGASFPSAHSIYAATFSCLIMLIYRQHVQVKLIMFFACLWFIVMGFSRVYLAAHFPSDVLAGWSIAFIWIAVLWLIFSQFVQGNNKLFLEKNLNEVE, translated from the coding sequence ATGCCGTATATATGGTTATTTATAGGCTGTTTGGGATTAATACTCAGTATTTTCGGACTCTATATTCCCAACATACAATACTTCGATACGAATACTGTTGTATGGATGAGTCAGCATCGATTTGATATTTTCAATGAAATTGCTGTGTTTTTATCCTATATAGGCGGCTTGCCAAGCATGCTTTTTATATGTGGAATATGGTGCTTAAAACATTATCAAACAAAGAATTATGTAAATATTATAGTGATTTGTTCGGGTTTATTGGGCAGCGCAGCCATCGGATGGATACTTAAGTTTTGGTTTAACCGACCAAGACCTGAGCTCATTTATCAGATGGTTGAAACCTATGGTGCATCTTTCCCAAGTGCGCATAGTATTTACGCTGCGACCTTTTCTTGCTTGATCATGCTTATTTATCGTCAGCATGTACAAGTCAAATTGATCATGTTCTTTGCTTGTTTATGGTTCATTGTCATGGGGTTTAGCCGAGTATATTTGGCTGCACATTTCCCTAGCGATGTATTGGCAGGTTGGAGTATCGCTTTTATATGGATTGCAGTATTGTGGTTAATATTTTCGCAATTCGTTCAAGGCAACAATAAATTATTTTTAGAGAAAAATCTAAACGAGGTGGAATAA